In a genomic window of Octadecabacter temperatus:
- the upp gene encoding uracil phosphoribosyltransferase, which produces MTDLPHLTHVKHPLVQHKLTLMRDKNTSTAVFRQLLREISQLLAYEVTRELPMTTKQIETPMEPMDAPTLEGRKLALISILRAGNGLLDGMLELIPSARVGFVGLYRDEETLQPVQYYFKVPDNMNERLVIAVDPMLATGNSSIAAIDLLKKSGAKNIRFLCLLASPEGIAAMKEAHPDVPIVTASVDSHLNDNGYIVPGLGDAGDRMFGTK; this is translated from the coding sequence ATGACTGACCTGCCGCACCTTACCCATGTCAAACACCCGTTGGTGCAGCATAAGCTGACCCTGATGCGAGACAAGAACACGTCAACGGCCGTGTTCCGTCAGCTTCTTCGTGAGATTTCGCAGTTGCTCGCCTATGAAGTCACACGCGAATTGCCGATGACGACAAAGCAGATCGAAACCCCAATGGAACCGATGGATGCGCCAACGCTCGAGGGGCGCAAATTGGCGCTGATTTCGATTTTACGGGCAGGTAATGGGCTGCTTGACGGGATGCTGGAACTGATCCCTTCAGCGCGCGTGGGGTTTGTTGGGCTCTATCGTGATGAGGAAACCCTGCAACCCGTTCAATACTATTTCAAAGTTCCAGATAACATGAATGAGCGTCTCGTGATCGCGGTTGATCCGATGTTGGCCACTGGTAACTCGTCAATTGCAGCGATTGATTTGTTGAAGAAATCCGGTGCGAAAAATATTCGATTCTTGTGCTTGCTCGCCTCGCCCGAAGGTATCGCAGCAATGAAAGAAGCCCATCCTGATGTGCCGATTGTGACAGCTTCTGTTGATAGTCACTTGAATGACAATGGATATATTGTACCGGGACTAGGGGATGCGGGTGACCGTATGTTTGGCACAAAATAA
- a CDS encoding adenosine deaminase — translation MTYKSMPKVELHTHIEGCAPPAFIRGLAKEKSLDISGIFNADGTYAYRDFDHFLEVYEAACTTLQGPQDFYRLTKAILEESASHGVVYQETFISPDFCGGGDVTAWREYLDAIQMAADEADRDLGITLKCVATCVRHFGSDKAKAAAKCAAETKGDFVTGFGMGGAENFGTPTDFAYAYDMAREAGLELTCHAGEWGGPEMIAATLRDLKVTRIGHGVDAIKDPALMRQIIDADVVLEVCPGSNVFLQATGGWSEHPIQRLRDAGVKVTVSTDDPPFFGTTMTNEFDMLSQTFGWGEEDFKGVNETALAAAFCDDATRSKIAKRLETA, via the coding sequence ATGACCTATAAATCAATGCCCAAAGTGGAACTTCACACGCACATCGAAGGCTGCGCACCGCCTGCGTTCATCCGTGGTCTAGCGAAAGAAAAGTCTCTTGATATCAGCGGGATATTTAACGCGGACGGCACATATGCCTATCGCGATTTCGATCACTTCCTTGAGGTTTACGAGGCCGCTTGCACGACTCTGCAAGGCCCACAGGATTTTTACCGTCTGACGAAAGCCATCCTTGAGGAAAGCGCATCGCATGGTGTTGTCTATCAAGAGACGTTCATCTCACCGGACTTCTGCGGTGGTGGTGATGTGACCGCTTGGCGCGAATACCTTGATGCCATCCAGATGGCCGCAGATGAGGCGGACCGCGACTTGGGGATCACGTTGAAATGTGTTGCGACCTGTGTGCGCCATTTCGGGTCAGATAAGGCGAAAGCCGCCGCCAAATGTGCGGCCGAAACCAAGGGTGACTTCGTAACAGGGTTTGGGATGGGCGGCGCTGAAAACTTCGGTACGCCTACAGACTTTGCCTATGCTTATGATATGGCGCGTGAAGCGGGATTGGAATTGACATGCCATGCCGGTGAATGGGGCGGTCCCGAGATGATCGCAGCCACACTTCGCGACCTGAAGGTCACGCGTATTGGTCACGGTGTAGACGCCATCAAAGACCCCGCCTTGATGCGGCAAATCATCGACGCCGATGTCGTGCTTGAGGTTTGCCCCGGATCAAACGTGTTCTTGCAAGCCACAGGCGGGTGGTCTGAACATCCTATCCAACGGCTGCGCGATGCGGGTGTTAAGGTTACTGTTTCTACTGATGATCCGCCCTTTTTCGGCACCACAATGACCAATGAATTCGACATGCTTTCCCAAACGTTCGGATGGGGTGAGGAAGATTTCAAAGGCGTCAATGAAACCGCCCTCGCGGCGGCGTTCTGTGACGATGCAACACGTTCTAAAATTGCCAAACGATTGGAAACCGCATGA
- a CDS encoding phosphopentomutase — translation MSQTKNRAFLVVIDSVGIGGAPDAADFFNGDTPDTGANTLGHIAQACAAGQVEDGRTGPLKIPTLNALGAEAAMKLATGLELGWPAPTGAYASAREVSIGKDTPSGHWELSGVPVPWDWHTFPDTTPTFPDDVTARICALAGTDGILANCHASGVQVIDDFGAEHIRTGWPICYTSVDSVLQIAAHEEHFGLDRLLKLCQDLAPMLHDLKVGRVIARPFVGEEGKFERTLNRHDYAIAPPSPTLCDWAENAGRSVQAIGKIGDIFSMRGIDEVRKGADTTLMEHLSDMIDTAPDGGLVFANFVEFDSLYGHRRDVSGYARHLEWFDAELAKLLPKLRDGDMLCITADHGNDPTWVGTDHTREQVPVLVHGIGSRNLGQINFVDVAASIATHLSIPAQGNGRSFL, via the coding sequence ATGAGCCAGACAAAGAATCGCGCGTTTCTCGTTGTGATAGACAGCGTTGGCATTGGCGGCGCACCTGATGCTGCGGACTTTTTCAACGGCGACACACCCGATACAGGTGCCAATACGCTGGGCCATATCGCACAGGCTTGTGCGGCGGGGCAGGTAGAAGACGGGCGTACTGGCCCACTCAAAATCCCGACACTAAATGCGCTGGGGGCAGAGGCCGCGATGAAGCTAGCAACTGGTCTTGAACTTGGTTGGCCTGCACCAACGGGGGCCTATGCATCTGCGCGTGAGGTCAGCATCGGCAAGGACACGCCGTCTGGCCACTGGGAGCTTTCGGGGGTCCCGGTGCCGTGGGACTGGCACACGTTTCCAGACACAACGCCGACTTTCCCTGACGACGTCACCGCCCGCATCTGCGCGCTGGCCGGAACGGACGGTATCCTCGCCAACTGTCATGCCTCTGGTGTGCAGGTGATTGACGATTTTGGCGCCGAGCACATCCGCACGGGTTGGCCGATTTGCTATACGTCTGTGGATAGCGTTTTGCAGATCGCAGCCCATGAAGAACACTTTGGGCTGGATCGCTTGCTTAAGCTTTGCCAAGACCTCGCGCCGATGTTGCATGACCTAAAAGTTGGGCGCGTAATCGCGCGACCATTCGTGGGCGAAGAGGGTAAGTTTGAGCGCACGCTGAACCGTCATGACTACGCCATCGCGCCGCCTTCGCCAACGCTTTGCGACTGGGCGGAAAATGCAGGGCGATCCGTACAAGCGATTGGTAAGATTGGTGATATTTTCTCAATGCGCGGGATTGATGAAGTCCGTAAAGGAGCAGATACAACCCTGATGGAACACTTATCTGACATGATCGATACTGCGCCGGATGGCGGGTTGGTCTTTGCGAATTTCGTCGAGTTTGACAGCCTTTATGGGCATCGTCGTGATGTTTCCGGCTATGCGCGCCACCTTGAATGGTTTGATGCGGAACTCGCTAAACTGCTGCCGAAACTGCGGGATGGCGACATGTTGTGCATCACTGCGGATCACGGCAACGACCCGACATGGGTCGGCACGGATCACACCCGCGAACAGGTGCCCGTCTTGGTTCACGGGATCGGGTCCCGTAATCTTGGCCAGATCAATTTTGTCGATGTTGCCGCGTCCATCGCGACCCATTTGAGCATTCCCGCACAGGGTAACGGACGGAGCTTTCTATGA
- a CDS encoding thymidine phosphorylase: MDARAIIAKVRRKEDPTSEELTWFASGLATRAVSDAQAGAFAMAVCLNGLSDEGRVALTTGMRDSGDVMKWDLPGPVLDKHSTGGVGDPVSLILAPALAACDVFVPMVSGRGLGHTGGTLDKLEAIPGLSTDVPPATFRSVTRDIGCAIVSATKAIAPADKRLYAIRDVTATVESVDLICASILSKKLAAGLDGMVLDVKAGSGAFMKTPAEAVKLANALVSTANGAGTPTAAFITDMSQPLAPSLGNAVEVATCLEILSGNRAAAPRLHDLTVALCARVLALAGHAEGEAEERVTAAISSGHAMVCFASMVRAMGGPPDIAEDWHTHLPKAPVIGDVLAPKDGTIATINGEALGLAVVQMGGGRQVETDRIDPRVGLSDVLPLGTKVSRGDPIATIHAADEDSAHDAALAVLGAVKIGEPTEFEDLIIERINP; encoded by the coding sequence ATGGATGCGCGTGCGATCATAGCCAAAGTCCGCCGTAAGGAAGACCCAACTTCCGAGGAATTAACGTGGTTTGCCAGTGGTTTGGCGACGCGTGCGGTGTCCGATGCACAAGCAGGTGCCTTTGCGATGGCCGTTTGTTTGAATGGGTTAAGTGATGAAGGGCGCGTCGCTCTCACAACCGGAATGCGTGACAGCGGCGATGTGATGAAATGGGATTTGCCTGGCCCGGTGTTGGATAAGCATTCAACCGGCGGGGTCGGTGATCCGGTTTCGCTTATCCTCGCGCCCGCCCTTGCGGCTTGTGATGTCTTCGTGCCGATGGTGTCTGGGCGCGGCCTTGGGCATACGGGTGGCACGCTGGATAAGCTCGAGGCGATCCCGGGCCTAAGTACCGATGTTCCACCAGCGACGTTCCGGTCCGTCACACGTGATATTGGCTGCGCGATTGTCAGTGCTACCAAGGCCATCGCCCCAGCCGATAAACGTTTATATGCTATTCGGGATGTAACTGCGACAGTTGAGAGTGTTGATTTGATCTGCGCGTCTATCCTGTCCAAGAAGCTCGCTGCGGGGCTGGATGGAATGGTTCTGGATGTAAAGGCCGGCAGCGGTGCGTTTATGAAGACCCCAGCTGAGGCTGTGAAACTGGCAAATGCGCTGGTTTCTACCGCCAATGGCGCGGGTACGCCGACTGCTGCCTTCATTACCGATATGTCCCAACCACTTGCCCCGAGTTTGGGGAATGCAGTTGAGGTTGCCACCTGTCTTGAAATTCTGTCGGGCAACCGCGCGGCTGCGCCTCGATTACATGATCTGACCGTCGCTCTTTGTGCACGAGTGCTGGCGCTTGCTGGACATGCCGAAGGCGAAGCTGAAGAACGTGTTACGGCGGCGATCTCATCCGGTCATGCGATGGTTTGTTTTGCATCGATGGTTCGCGCGATGGGTGGGCCGCCAGATATTGCCGAAGACTGGCACACGCACCTTCCCAAAGCCCCTGTGATCGGGGATGTCCTTGCGCCCAAAGATGGAACGATCGCAACGATCAACGGTGAGGCGCTTGGTCTTGCGGTGGTTCAAATGGGCGGTGGGCGGCAGGTTGAAACGGACCGTATTGATCCGCGTGTTGGTTTGTCAGATGTCCTTCCACTTGGCACCAAAGTGTCCCGCGGGGATCCTATCGCGACAATTCATGCCGCGGACGAAGACAGCGCGCATGATGCGGCACTTGCGGTGCTTGGGGCCGTTAAGATAGGCGAGCCTACTGAATTTGAAGACCTTATTATTGAGCGGATCAACCCATGA
- a CDS encoding cytidine deaminase — MSLLDDARAVRENAYAPYSNFKVGAALRTANGSIFTGINVENVAYPEGTCAEAGAIAAMCAAGEREIAEIAVIADAPAPVPPCGGCRQKIAEFAGADVVVTMSTMDGSTLQMTVGDLLPGKFTADHMAKA; from the coding sequence ATGTCCTTGCTTGATGACGCCCGCGCTGTGCGCGAAAACGCCTATGCACCATATTCGAATTTCAAAGTAGGTGCCGCGCTACGCACCGCGAATGGGTCTATTTTTACAGGCATTAATGTCGAAAACGTCGCCTATCCAGAAGGTACTTGCGCCGAAGCAGGGGCGATTGCTGCGATGTGTGCGGCTGGCGAACGCGAGATAGCTGAGATCGCCGTGATCGCGGATGCGCCTGCTCCGGTGCCGCCATGTGGTGGATGCCGCCAGAAAATTGCAGAATTTGCTGGGGCTGATGTGGTTGTCACGATGTCGACAATGGACGGCTCGACATTGCAAATGACGGTAGGCGATTTGCTTCCGGGTAAATTTACAGCCGACCATATGGCGAAAGCTTAG
- a CDS encoding cupin domain-containing protein encodes MNKAVETRAEVCLPTTALATDIGFFTKTLKMRMDSIYPADDPSVAVFSGHGLRVRLDSSLSTGAGHLRILTDDADFSDSRALTSPGGTVVEIDALNPPLHLPQTDHAFVVRRLADQAPWVIGRAGMHYRDLIPNRLGGSIIASHIRIPDGGPVPDLVHYHKVGFQLIYCYRGWVDVLYEDQGGPIRLHAGDCFIQPPEIRHRVLEASDGIEVIEIGVPAEHVTEIEHEMTLPTPDLRPEREWQGQRFVHNVGADAPWPPFRLQGFIARDTTINDATKSVAGVQVVRRGEGAPEWTKHDADIHFTFVMEGEMTLEGEGKEPYRLAAGDAFVIPPNMATRYSDPSDDIELLEVTLAGTFTTSAA; translated from the coding sequence ATGAATAAGGCTGTCGAAACCCGCGCTGAAGTGTGCTTGCCGACGACTGCCCTTGCGACGGACATCGGTTTCTTTACCAAGACGCTTAAGATGCGGATGGACTCAATTTACCCCGCTGATGATCCGTCCGTTGCTGTTTTTTCTGGCCACGGGCTGCGCGTTAGATTGGATAGTTCTTTGTCCACAGGCGCGGGGCATCTGCGCATTCTGACCGATGACGCTGATTTTTCAGATAGCCGTGCGCTGACGTCGCCTGGTGGGACGGTTGTTGAGATCGATGCACTTAACCCTCCGCTTCATTTGCCGCAGACGGACCACGCTTTTGTCGTCCGTCGCCTTGCGGATCAAGCGCCGTGGGTTATCGGACGGGCGGGGATGCACTACCGCGATCTGATCCCAAACCGCCTTGGTGGATCCATCATCGCAAGCCATATTCGTATCCCCGACGGTGGACCGGTTCCTGACCTGGTGCACTATCATAAGGTCGGTTTTCAGCTGATCTATTGTTACCGTGGTTGGGTCGATGTTTTGTACGAAGACCAAGGCGGTCCGATCCGCCTGCATGCGGGTGATTGTTTTATTCAGCCGCCCGAAATTCGCCACCGTGTGTTAGAAGCATCGGATGGCATCGAGGTGATTGAGATTGGCGTACCTGCCGAACATGTCACTGAAATCGAACATGAAATGACGTTGCCAACGCCTGATTTACGCCCTGAACGTGAATGGCAGGGACAGCGGTTTGTCCATAACGTTGGCGCGGACGCGCCGTGGCCGCCGTTTCGCCTTCAAGGTTTCATCGCACGTGACACCACGATCAATGACGCCACCAAATCTGTCGCGGGTGTGCAAGTTGTTCGGCGCGGTGAGGGTGCGCCAGAGTGGACAAAGCATGATGCCGACATTCACTTTACCTTCGTGATGGAAGGCGAGATGACTTTGGAAGGCGAAGGCAAGGAACCTTATCGGTTGGCAGCTGGCGATGCCTTTGTAATCCCGCCAAATATGGCCACGCGATATAGCGACCCCAGCGATGATATCGAATTGCTTGAAGTAACGCTTGCCGGAACGTTTACCACTTCTGCGGCTTGA
- a CDS encoding NADP-dependent malic enzyme, whose translation MSDTPNDDHKKETLRQAALAYHRHPKPGKLEIRATKPMANGRDLARAYSPGVAEACLEIKDNPATAQDYTARGNLVAVVTNGSAVLGLGNIGALASKPVMEGKAVLFKKFANIDCFDIELNEPDPEKLADIVCALEPTFGAINLEDIKAPECFIVEKLCRERMNIPVFHDDQHGTAIVVGAAATNALMVSKKKFEDIKIVSTGGGAAGIACLNMLLKLGVKRENVWLCDIEGLVYEGREKDMTPQKAEFAQGTTPATLDDVIDGADMFLGLSGPGVLKPEMVAKMTKAPIIFALANPNPEITPDDARKVAPDAIMATGRSDFPNQVNNVLCFPFIFRGALDVGATEINDAMKVGCVEGIAALARATTSAEAAAAYKGEQMTFGAEYLIPKPFDPRLMGVVASAVAKAAMETGVATKSVDLDDYKAELDASVFKSAMLMRPVFEAAATASRRIVFAEGEDERVLRAVQAVLEETTETPILIGRPEVIAGRAERAGLDIDVSKLDIVNPENDARYRDYWETYHSLMSRRGVSPDIARAVMRTNTTAIGAVMVQRGEADSLICGTFGQFRWHLNYIEQILGKDHKVQGALSMMILEDGPLFIADTHVRSEPTPEQIAQTAIGAARHVKRFGLKPNIAFCAQSQFGNLDCDTGTRIRAAMSILDAQKVDFAYEGEMNVDAALDPDLRERLLPHGRMKGVANVLIFGHADAAGGVRNILKMKAGGLEVGPILMGMGNRAHIVTPSITPRGLLNMAAIAGTPVKNYG comes from the coding sequence ATGTCCGATACGCCCAACGACGATCACAAAAAAGAAACGTTGCGACAGGCGGCATTGGCATACCACCGTCACCCCAAACCGGGGAAACTGGAAATTCGTGCGACAAAGCCGATGGCAAATGGTCGCGACCTTGCACGGGCTTATTCTCCGGGTGTCGCAGAAGCCTGCCTTGAGATTAAGGATAACCCAGCCACGGCGCAGGACTACACCGCGCGCGGTAACCTCGTGGCTGTTGTCACGAACGGATCTGCAGTTCTTGGGTTGGGCAACATCGGGGCGCTTGCCAGTAAGCCGGTGATGGAAGGTAAGGCGGTTTTGTTCAAGAAATTCGCCAATATCGACTGTTTTGATATCGAGCTGAACGAACCTGATCCTGAAAAACTGGCAGATATCGTTTGCGCGTTGGAGCCGACATTTGGCGCGATCAACCTTGAAGACATCAAAGCGCCTGAGTGCTTTATAGTCGAAAAGCTTTGCCGTGAGCGGATGAATATTCCGGTGTTCCACGACGACCAACACGGCACCGCAATTGTAGTCGGTGCTGCTGCGACGAACGCTTTGATGGTATCGAAAAAGAAATTCGAAGACATCAAAATCGTCAGCACTGGCGGGGGCGCGGCTGGAATTGCCTGCCTTAACATGCTGCTTAAGCTTGGTGTAAAGCGAGAGAACGTTTGGCTCTGTGATATTGAGGGCCTCGTCTATGAGGGCCGCGAAAAGGACATGACGCCGCAAAAGGCGGAATTCGCGCAAGGGACGACACCCGCAACGTTGGATGACGTGATTGATGGCGCAGATATGTTCCTCGGTTTGTCCGGCCCGGGCGTGTTAAAGCCTGAAATGGTTGCGAAAATGACGAAAGCCCCGATCATTTTTGCGCTGGCGAACCCGAACCCGGAAATCACCCCTGATGATGCCCGCAAAGTCGCCCCAGATGCGATTATGGCTACAGGTCGCAGCGATTTCCCGAACCAAGTGAACAACGTGTTGTGCTTCCCGTTCATCTTCCGTGGCGCGCTGGATGTTGGCGCAACGGAGATCAACGATGCGATGAAAGTCGGCTGTGTTGAAGGCATTGCCGCCCTCGCCCGCGCCACGACATCCGCCGAAGCGGCCGCCGCCTATAAGGGCGAACAGATGACGTTCGGCGCGGAATACCTCATTCCTAAACCGTTCGACCCGCGCCTGATGGGTGTTGTCGCTTCTGCTGTTGCAAAGGCCGCAATGGAAACGGGCGTTGCAACTAAATCCGTTGATTTGGACGACTACAAAGCAGAACTGGACGCGTCAGTCTTTAAATCTGCGATGCTGATGCGCCCCGTGTTTGAAGCAGCAGCAACCGCGTCCCGCCGGATCGTGTTTGCTGAAGGCGAAGACGAACGCGTGCTTCGTGCCGTCCAAGCCGTGCTGGAAGAAACCACCGAAACGCCAATCCTGATCGGCCGCCCCGAGGTCATTGCGGGCCGCGCAGAACGTGCTGGCCTTGATATCGACGTTAGCAAGCTGGACATCGTGAACCCCGAAAACGATGCCCGCTACCGCGATTATTGGGAAACATATCACAGCCTTATGTCGCGCCGCGGCGTTTCACCCGACATTGCCCGCGCTGTGATGCGCACCAACACCACCGCGATTGGCGCAGTCATGGTTCAGCGCGGAGAGGCCGATAGCCTGATCTGCGGCACCTTCGGCCAGTTCCGCTGGCACCTCAATTACATTGAACAAATCTTGGGCAAAGACCACAAAGTCCAAGGTGCCCTAAGCATGATGATCCTAGAAGACGGGCCGCTGTTTATTGCCGACACACATGTGCGCTCAGAACCGACACCGGAACAGATTGCACAGACTGCGATTGGGGCTGCACGCCATGTGAAACGCTTTGGACTTAAGCCGAACATCGCGTTTTGTGCCCAATCCCAGTTTGGCAATCTGGACTGCGACACCGGCACCAGAATTCGCGCTGCGATGTCAATTCTCGACGCCCAGAAAGTTGATTTCGCTTACGAGGGCGAGATGAATGTAGATGCTGCACTAGACCCCGACCTGCGCGAACGCCTGCTACCACATGGCCGCATGAAAGGTGTCGCCAACGTGTTGATCTTTGGCCATGCAGACGCTGCTGGCGGGGTCCGCAACATCCTGAAGATGAAAGCGGGCGGTCTTGAGGTTGGGCCAATTCTGATGGGCATGGGCAACCGCGCGCACATCGTCACACCGTCCATCACACCGCGTGGCTTGCTTAATATGGCTGCGATTGCTGGAACACCGGTCAAGAACTACGGGTAG
- the prpE gene encoding propionate-CoA ligase PrpE, whose product MGYRDVYENWQADPEAFWMKAAEAIDWDKAPTKALFDENAPLYEWFSDAKVNTCYNAVDRHVENGRGEQTAIIYDSPITHTKREISYVELRNRVASLAGALRAKGVEKGDRVIIYMPMIPEALEAMLACARIGAVHSVVFGGFAANELAVRIDDATPKAIIAASCGLEPNRVVHYKPLVDGAIELAEHKPDFCVILQREQEVAELIEGRDFNWHGFQYGVEPAECVPVEGNHPAYILYTSGTTGAPKGVVRHTAGHLVALNWTMKNIYNVDPGDVFWAASDVGWVVGHSYICYAPLIHGNTTIVFEGKPVGTPDAGTFWRVIEEHNVKSFFTAPTAFRAVKREDPTGEFVKKYDLSCLDQVFLAGERADPDTIIWAQDQLGKPVIDHWWQTELGYPGVCNPVGIELLDVKLGSPSVPLPGYEMKILDDDGNELPKGELGAIAIKLPLPPGTLPTLWNAEDRYRKSYLNTFPGYYETGDAGMIDEDGYLYIMARTDDVINVAGHRLSTGGMEEVLAAHPDVAECAVIGVTDQLKGQLPMGFVCLNKGTTTSEEDVIKGCVKLVREKIGPVAAFKLCTVVDRLPKTRSGKILRGIMVKIADSAEYKMPATIDDPVILDEIKEALKPMGYAKG is encoded by the coding sequence ATGGGATACCGGGACGTTTACGAAAACTGGCAGGCCGATCCAGAAGCATTCTGGATGAAGGCGGCTGAGGCAATCGATTGGGACAAAGCCCCAACAAAGGCTTTGTTCGACGAAAATGCCCCACTTTATGAATGGTTCAGCGATGCCAAGGTAAACACCTGCTACAACGCGGTGGATCGCCACGTCGAAAATGGCCGCGGTGAGCAAACCGCGATCATCTACGACAGCCCTATCACTCATACCAAACGCGAGATTTCTTACGTTGAACTGCGCAACCGCGTGGCCAGCCTTGCTGGCGCTTTGCGCGCTAAGGGCGTCGAAAAAGGCGATCGCGTCATCATCTATATGCCAATGATCCCTGAAGCACTTGAGGCGATGCTTGCCTGCGCGCGTATTGGTGCGGTGCATTCGGTTGTATTTGGCGGTTTTGCCGCCAATGAGCTGGCCGTGCGCATTGATGATGCAACCCCCAAAGCCATCATCGCCGCGTCCTGCGGTTTAGAGCCAAACCGTGTTGTCCACTATAAGCCACTGGTTGATGGCGCTATTGAACTGGCCGAACACAAGCCCGATTTTTGTGTCATTTTACAGCGCGAACAAGAGGTTGCGGAACTCATCGAAGGCCGTGACTTCAATTGGCATGGTTTCCAGTACGGTGTTGAGCCTGCTGAATGTGTTCCTGTTGAGGGCAACCACCCCGCCTATATTCTTTACACTTCCGGCACGACAGGCGCCCCTAAAGGCGTTGTGCGTCATACGGCGGGCCACTTGGTTGCGTTGAATTGGACGATGAAGAACATCTACAACGTCGATCCGGGCGACGTGTTCTGGGCCGCGTCAGATGTCGGTTGGGTCGTTGGGCACAGCTACATTTGCTATGCCCCGCTGATCCACGGCAACACCACGATTGTGTTTGAAGGTAAGCCCGTTGGAACGCCCGACGCAGGCACGTTCTGGCGCGTGATCGAAGAACATAACGTTAAATCCTTCTTCACCGCACCAACGGCTTTCCGCGCCGTGAAGCGTGAAGACCCGACAGGTGAGTTCGTAAAGAAATATGACCTGAGTTGCCTTGATCAAGTGTTCCTCGCCGGTGAACGTGCCGACCCAGACACGATCATCTGGGCGCAAGACCAACTGGGTAAACCTGTGATCGACCATTGGTGGCAGACTGAACTCGGCTACCCCGGTGTGTGTAACCCAGTCGGCATTGAACTACTGGACGTCAAACTCGGCAGCCCATCCGTACCGCTTCCAGGGTACGAGATGAAAATCCTCGATGATGACGGAAACGAACTCCCTAAAGGCGAGCTCGGCGCGATTGCGATCAAGCTGCCCCTGCCCCCTGGTACATTGCCGACGCTTTGGAACGCCGAAGACCGCTACCGCAAAAGCTATCTCAATACCTTCCCCGGCTACTACGAGACCGGCGATGCAGGCATGATCGACGAAGACGGCTACCTCTACATCATGGCGCGCACCGATGACGTGATTAATGTTGCTGGCCACCGCCTTAGCACGGGCGGCATGGAAGAAGTCCTTGCCGCGCATCCTGACGTTGCTGAATGTGCCGTTATAGGCGTAACGGACCAACTTAAGGGCCAACTACCGATGGGGTTTGTCTGCTTGAACAAGGGCACGACGACCAGCGAAGAAGACGTCATCAAAGGCTGTGTCAAACTGGTGCGCGAAAAAATCGGGCCCGTTGCTGCGTTCAAACTCTGCACGGTCGTGGATCGCCTGCCTAAGACCCGTTCCGGTAAAATCCTACGCGGCATCATGGTGAAAATCGCTGACAGCGCAGAATACAAAATGCCGGCTACGATCGATGATCCAGTGATCTTGGATGAGATCAAAGAAGCCTTGAAGCCGATGGGCTATGCAAAAGGGTGA
- a CDS encoding NAD kinase, whose product MSVDKSKQAKLAFVASDAPIAQQAKAALTSQYGGVSVEDADIIVALGGDGFMLETLHGTQHLPAPVYGMNRGTVGFLMNSFSAQGLRDRLAKAEEEVINPLHMAATCVDGTEHKALAINEVSLLRAGPQAAKLRIHVDGKMRMEELVCDGALLSTPAGSTAYNYSAHGPIVPIGSNVLALTAVAPFRPRRWRGALLPQGARVTFEVTNADKRPVNADADGISVKDVASVEVWSAPEIEHRILFDPGHGLEERLIREQFA is encoded by the coding sequence ATGTCCGTTGATAAATCCAAGCAAGCCAAGCTCGCATTTGTGGCCAGCGATGCGCCAATCGCGCAGCAGGCCAAGGCCGCGCTGACGTCGCAGTATGGCGGCGTTTCTGTTGAAGATGCGGACATTATCGTCGCCCTTGGCGGGGATGGTTTCATGTTGGAAACCCTGCACGGCACCCAGCATCTGCCCGCGCCCGTTTACGGGATGAACCGCGGGACAGTTGGTTTTTTGATGAACAGTTTCTCGGCCCAAGGACTGCGGGACCGTCTCGCGAAGGCGGAAGAAGAGGTGATCAATCCGTTGCACATGGCTGCGACCTGTGTGGACGGAACTGAGCATAAGGCACTGGCGATTAATGAGGTTTCCCTGCTGCGCGCCGGACCGCAGGCCGCGAAATTGCGTATCCACGTTGATGGAAAAATGCGCATGGAAGAACTGGTGTGTGACGGTGCGCTGCTGTCTACGCCCGCCGGATCAACCGCCTATAACTATTCTGCCCACGGGCCAATCGTGCCGATTGGGTCAAACGTGTTGGCCCTGACTGCCGTTGCGCCATTCCGCCCGCGTCGCTGGCGCGGTGCGTTGCTGCCACAGGGCGCGCGCGTGACATTTGAAGTGACCAACGCCGACAAACGACCCGTGAATGCGGATGCAGATGGCATTTCGGTCAAAGACGTGGCTTCGGTCGAAGTTTGGTCTGCACCCGAGATTGAGCACCGTATCTTGTTTGATCCGGGGCATGGTTTGGAAGAACGTCTTATCCGGGAACAGTTTGCCTAA